Below is a window of Rhodopseudomonas sp. P2A-2r DNA.
GGCGGTGCTGTCCAATTTCGGCACAGACGACGCGACGATCGAGAGCCAGACCTTGCTGATCCAATCGGTTGCGATCCTGCAACGGGTCGTCGACAAGCTGAAGCTGGCCACCGATCCGGAATTCATGCCACGGGCCGGACTGCTCGATCCCATCAAAAACCTGTTTAGCACCAGCTCCCCCGCAACTGGCTCCAATCCCGCCGATACGGCCCGATCCCGCTCCGTCGAGATTCTTCAGCGCCGCATGAAAGTCACACGTCAAGGAACGACCTTCCTGGTCGACATCAACGTCAGCACGGAGGTGCCGCAGAAATCCGCCGCCATCGCCAACGCGATTGCCGAAGGATATTTCGAGGAGCAGGTCCGCGCCAAATACGATGCGACGCGCATTGCGGCGAACTGGCTGAACGGCCAGATCGAAGCCTTGAAGTCGCGCGTGGGAACATCGGAACAGGCGGTCGAGGACTATCGTACGGCCAATAACCTTGCGGTGTCGCAGGGCGTTACCGTGAACGATCAGCAAATCACCGACCTCAACAACAAACTGATCTCCGCACGCGTTCAAACGGCCGAAGCACGCGCCAAATTCGACCAAGTGCAGCAGATGGCGAAGTCCGGTGGCGATCCCGGCGGCATCAACGCGGTGATCTCCTCGGAAATGATCTCCAAGCTGCGCACCCAATACGCCGACATCGCCAAGAACAGCGCCGATCTTTCCAGCAAATACGGCCCGCGTCATCCGCTCGTCGCCAATGCGCGTGCCCAGTTGTCCGATACCCAGCGGCTGATCAACGAGGAAATCCAGCGCATCCTGCAAAGTACGAAGCATGATTATGACATCGCTTTGTCCCGGGAGAACTCGCTGAAGGAGAGTTTTGACAAGCTGCAGGGCGTATCGAGCCAGTCGGGCCAGGCCCAGGTTCGCCTGCATGAACTTCAACGCGAGGCCGAGGCCAACCGGACGCTCTATGAATCCTATCTGGCCCGCTACAAGGAGGCGTCAGCGCAGGAAAGTCTGGAAATGCCGGACTCCCGCGTCGTCACCAAGGCAAGCATTCCGATCCGGCCGTCGTCGCCGAAAACGACGCTGATCCTCGGGCTTGCCTTGATGATGGGCCTCGGTGCCGGGACCGTGCTGGCCTTTCTCATCGACTATCTCGACGGGCGTGTGAAAACGCTGGAGCAGGCAGAGCAGATCTCCGGGCTGCCGGCGCTGGCAGCCCTGCCGCTGATCGGGGTGCGCGAACTCGCCGGCCGCGCCAAGCGCGGACGCAGTGAGCTCGACACCCACGACCCGCGCATCGTACGGCTGCTGCCGCCATCGCTGCAGCCGCCCCTGATGCGCTACGCCATCGAGGAGCCCGGCACATTCTTCGCCGAGGCGATCCGCGCCGTCCGGCTCGCCATTCAGCGGGCGTTGCGTGTCGATCCCATCAAGATCGTGGTGGTGACCTCCGCTCTCGAAAGCGAAGGCAAGACCACGCTCGCCGCCAATCTGGCGCTGTCGCTGGCCACCCTCGGCATCAGGACGCTGCTGATCGATGCCGATCTCCGCAATCCCGGCCTGACGCGCGCACTTTGTCCCAATGCCGACGTGGGATTGCTGCAGGTCGCCATGGGCGAGGCATCGCTGGAACAGGCGCTGCTTCTGGATCGGAGCACAGGCCTCTCGATCTTGCCGTCGCCGATGGTCAAGGACGACGATACCATCACCGAGTTGATGTTCTCGGAACGCATCACCGATCTGATGGACCATCTTCGCCAGCGCTATGAACTGATCATTATCGACTCCCCCGCTGGTACCTCTCGTGGACGGCCGTGCGCTGGCCGAACTCGCCGATCGCATCGTGCTCGCGATGGCGTGGGATCAAACCCCGCGCGAGGTCGTGGCGCATACGATGAACCTGCTTGCGCCGGTTCATGACCGCATCCTCGGCACGGTGCTGACACGGGTCGATCTCAACAAGCTGCAATTCTATGACTATTATCGCAGTTCGGCCTATCTCAAGCCCTATGGCACGGCTGCCGCGGCGAGCGCCGCGCGGTGAGGTCCCTGGGCAATTTCGCCGGGCAAGGCAACACCGTCTATCGCCGCCCCCCTTCGCGACCGCGCCTCGGCGGCCGGATCCGGCTGCCCGTGCCGCCCCGTTTGCGGCGACCCGGCTTGTGGATGCGATGGTGACCGCACTGATGTTGCTCGCGGCCGTGTCCATGTTCGCGATGTCGTCGGCGATGCTGACCAACTGGAAAATCCATTACCTGACCAACGGGGGCGGTTTCTACGAGAAGCTGCACCCTGCAACCTACGCCGTGGTGTTGGCGTCGCTCCTGCTGCTTGTGCGCAACGGCGATCCGGTCGGCGAGATCAACAGGACATTGTCGCAGTCCCGGCTGGTGCTGGTCTATCTGTTCAGCTGGCTCGCTTTGCTGGTGCAGATGTTCGTGCTCGAGCGGCCGTTCACGATCATCATCGACACATTCTTGCTGCCCGTCATCCTGTGCCTTGTGATCTGGCGCATCTCGGATCGTCAAAAGCGCCTGCTGGTCTGGGCGATCCACGCCACAATCCTGCTGAACGTCGCGCTTGGCTATTATGAATATTTCTCCGGTCATCGGCTGATTCCCCTGACGCTCGGCAGCGTCGTCGTGCTCGGCGAGTGGCGGGCCTCGGCGTTTCTCGGCCATCCGCTCACGGCGTCGGGCGTCGTTGCTGCCTATGTGCTGGCCCTGGTGCTGCGTCCGGCGCTTTGTCGGCCGATCGCGCTTCGCCTGCCGCTGATCACGGTCAGCCTGGGCTCGCTGATGGCGTTCGGCGGCCGGACCGCGCTGATGACGGTCCTCGCGGTTCTGGGCTGCCTTGCCCTGATCGAGATCTTCAAACTGCTGCGCGGCAAACGGACATCGCTGCTCGGGGCCATTGCCGCACTGTGTCTGCTCTTCGTCGCCGTCGCAGGCATCTTCGCTGCGCTCAATCTCGGCATCTTCGACAAGATGCTGCTGCGATTCTCATCGGACAAAGGCAGCACGCTGGCGCGCTACGCAACATTCAACCTGCTGTCGCACTTCGACTGGCATGAGTTGATCCTCGGTCCGAGTCCGGTCCGGGTGAATGCCTTGCAGTCACAGCTCGGCCTGAACTACGGCATCGAGAATTTCTGGGTCTCCAGCACCGTGCAGTTCGGCATCGTTCACACCGCCTTGTTGACGGTCGGCCTGGTGTGCTTCTTCGTCGAGATCCTCAAGCGGTCGGGCACGGCGGCCTGGGCCATCGTTCTGCTGATCCTGATGATCGCCGCAAGTTCCGTCAGCTTTTCGTCGAAGAACATTCAGCTCGCACAGTTCATCGCCCTGATCACGCTTCTGCTGCCGAACGGCGCGAGATCGGGCGCAGCTGCAGCAGATTCCCGCCCTCGCGCCGGACAACGGCACATTCCGGCTTAATTGCCGAGATCAGGACAAGCATGGCGATCTATGTCGACCACACCCATCTGGGACGTCACGTCACCGGGCTCGAGCGCATCACGCTGGAACTGTTCAGTCGTGACGCGCTGGCGCCGCTAGCGGTGGCGCCTGTGACCTCGCACGGCACGGCGCAAATGGTCGCGACGCAGACCTTTGGCCTGCCGTTGCGGCTGACAACGTCGTCCTCGATCCTGCTGTGCCCGGGCTTTCCGCCAAGCCCGCTGCTGCTACCGTTTGCGTCCCGTGTGCTGCCTTACATCCACGACGACTTCCTGCTGTCGCGCCGCGCCGACCTCAACGCCCGCGCACGGCTCTATATGGCGGCGCCATTCAAGCTCGCGCTCCGCCACTATCCCCGGTTCCTGACCAATTCAGCCGACACCAGGCGCAAGTTGACCGCGCATTGCAGGCAGGATGTCGAGATCACGTTGTATCGTCCGCCGGTGCGCAACGTCTTCAACCTCGGATCAGCCTCACGCCCCGGCCGCGATGCAGAGCCACGCCCGCTGCGGCTGGTGTCGCTGGGCACCGTCGAGCCGCGCAAGAACTTCGTCGCGGCAGCCAAAGTCGTCAGCGCGCTGCGGGCCCAAGGATTTCCCGGCACGACGCTGGATATTGTCGGGCGGCCGGGATGGGGCGACGACTGGCGCATGCTTGAAGCCAGTCCCGGCGTGACCCTGCATGGCTATCAGACCACCGAACGCGTCCGCGAGATCGTCGATGCCGCGGACCTGTTTATCTGCACGTCACACGATGAAGGCCTCGGCCTGCCGCTGCTGGAAGCGCAATATGCCGGCCTGCCGGTGATCGCGCCCGATGCCCCGGTTTTTCGCGAGGTCCTCGGCGCCTCCGGAATCTTCATTGCGCCGTCCGATCCCGCCGCTGCGGCATCGCAGATCGCCGCCGCGATGTCGCATGCTTCCTGGCGCACGCAGCATGCGATGCTCGCCAGTGAGAACCTACAGCGCTGGAATGCCCTCGCGGCGTCGGACCGGGACGCGGTGATCGACATGATCGCCCGGCTCGCAGGGCGGCAGATCTCGGCGGCCCCTTCCTATCGCAGCGAAACGCCGTAACGGGCATCGCGCCTTCTTTCAACGATTTGAGCCGGGACGGTTGTTTGCAAGACAATACCAACAGCACACGAAACCTTGACGCGCTGCGGATCATCGCGGCATGCGCCGTGGTGATCCTGCACTACTCCGACTATGTGAAGGACACCCAGGTCGGCCAGTTCATGGTCGCTCACACCTGGCACTTCAACCTGTTCGTCGACCTGTTCTTCGTGGTCTCCGGCTTCGTCATTGCCAGCCAGTATCTCGGCCGCGTCGGCGATCCCATGTCGATCGGACGTTTCCTGTGGCGCCGCCTGGCACGGATCTATCCGCTGCATCTGGCGACGCTGGCATTCTACGTCGCCCTCGCGCTGGCGCTGCATTTCGGCATCGCCAGGACGGACAACACCGCCCGTTATCCGTTGTCCGACCTGCCGGCCCAGCTGCTGTTGCTCCACGCCATCGACGGCGCACGGCTGACGTTCAATTTTCCTAGCTGGTCACTCTCCGCGGAGATGTTCTGCTACGTGCTGTTTCCGCTCATCGCGATCACCGTAACGCGGAACAAGGCGCTGATCATCGCGCTCGTCGTCCTCCCGGCATTGGCGAACAGCGCTTACGCCGCGGCCACCGGAACCGGATCGTGGGCCGACTGGATCAACAAAGGCGGCGCCTTTCGCGCACTGCCGGCCTTCAACCTCGGTGTCGCCTGCTACCTGTTCCGGGACCAGATCGCACGCTGGCCCGTCATTCCCGGCGCGGTGACCGCGCTGCTCGCGGCCTTCATCCTGGCCGGCTCCTGGCTGCCGGAAATGGCCGACCTCATTGTCATCTATGCCATTGCCACGCTTGCCATCCAGAGCGACTGCACCTGCCGCGACACCCTGTTGACGACATTCGGCTTCGATCGCTGGTCGTCGCTGACCTATTCCTGTTACATGCTGCACATCCCGGTCGCAACCATCGTCCTGACATTTGGCGCGCGTGATCTGGCGCCGCATCTGCCCGGCGGCAGGCTGACGCTGATCCCCGTCGCGATTGTCGTGCTGGCCATCGCCAGCCTTGCTTCGCTGCGCTGGTTCGAAAACCCAATGCGGCGATACCTGAATGACGCCTTCGATCGCCGTATCGGGACGCGAAGGCCGGTCGCGGTGGCCGCACGCCCGGATACCCGGCGATGACGACAACGGCGCAGGTTTCCGCGATGCTTGCCATCGACCGAGCGGCCAAGGCCGCCGGCCGCGACAGCGGAATAGACACCATGCGTGGCATCGCCATTCTGATGGTGATCGGCATCCATTCGCTGCATCAACCGCTCACGCCGGCGTGGGAGACTTGGCTTGATGCCGCGCTGCGACCATGCGTGCCGATCTTTCTGTTTGTCTCCGGCTACCTGACGGCGCAGTCCGGCCGAGTGCCGCTGGCGCGGCGCTTCAAGGCGATCTTGGTCCCCTATGCCATCGCCTTCGTCGCTGCGTACCTCTATATGGCGCTGCATAATCCGGCGATGGACCATCGACCGGTTGCCACTGTCGCGCGATTTCTTCTCGCCTATGTTTTCGTCTACTATTATGTCTTCGTGTATGCCGGCTGCACCGTTCTGCTCTGGCTGGTGTTCCGCCCTCGCTCGGAAGATGAACCTCGCACCGACCAGCAACTGGCCGTGATACTGCTGCTGGCCATTGCAATCGGCCTGATCGCCGGCAGCTATCTCGATCCCCTGCTGTTTCACTTCGGTGCGTCGCCCTCGCTGGTCGAAGAATTCCGCATGCGTGACATTCCATTCTGGTTCTGCTTCGCCGCGCTCGGTGCGCTGGTGGGCCTGCCGGGCGTCCGGACGAACGTCCAGCAGATACGGCGACCTCTGATCGCCGTCGCGTTCGTCCTGTACGTGATCTATGCTGCGATCCGACAGTTCCAGATCGGCGACGCCGCCGACTATGATTCGGTGGCGTTCTTCGGCTATGCAGCGCTCCTCTGCATCGTGCTGCTTGCACTCAATATCAGGCATCGTCAGCTCGTGACGTTGGGCTCGGGCAGCTATTTCATCTATCTCTGGCACATCTTCATCGTGATGCTGCTGCGCGATCATACGGGCCTGCGCCAGCTGGGACCGGTCGCGGACACGGCCGTTACCTTCACCGCAACGGCGGCCCTCAGTGTCATCGGCTTGCTTGCGGTCCGGCGGTTCATTCCGTCGCGTTTCGCTCATTGGTTGGGGGCCTGAGCATGCTGCTGCGACAGACCCTGCTTTATCTGCCCGCGCAGATCATCGGACCGCTCTTCCAGCTGGTCGCGATGATCGTCTGGACCCACGTCGTCGACGAGCACACGCTGGGCGTCGTCACGCTGGTGACCGCGACCCATGAATTGCTGCAGATCGGCTTCCTCGTCTGGTGGTCGCAATATGCGCTGCGGTTCTTCGGAAGATATCAAGACGCCCATCGCGCCGAGCGGTTCTACCGCACCGAGAACGCGATTCTGCTGATCTCGGCCATCCTGCAAAGCGTCATCATGGTCGGCGTGCTCCGCCTGGTGATTGCGCCAGACGCGACCGCATGGCTGCTCGTCGCCACCGTCGCCTATGTCATCACCCGTTCGCTCAATCTCTATATCGGCGAGCGCGCCCGCGTTCGCCAACAAATCGGCGTCTATTCGATCCAGCAGATCGTCGGGCCCGTGATCGGTTTTCTGGTCGGCCTCGCCATGATCAGACTATTCGGCCAGTCTCCGGAATGGCCGCTGGCGGGCTATGCGATTGCGCAGTTGATCGCCGCCGTCGTGGTGCTGCCGGTGATCGGCCACGGCCGGCGGTTCTGGCCGATCGACCGGGAGATCATCGATCACGCGCTGCGTTATGGCATCCCGCTTGTCATTGGCGGCGGGCTCGGCTGGGTCGGCCTCAATGCATCACGCTTCATCATCAACGATCTCAGGGGCGTGGCAGCAGCCGGCCTGTTCGCCGTCGGATATGGCCTCGGACAGCGCGCCGCGGCAGTGGCCGCCATGCTGGTCACGGCGGCCGCGTTTCCGCTGGCCGTCAAAAGCATGGAGCAAGGCGGCAGCAAAGCGGCGATGCGCCAGCTCGCGGACAACAGTGCGCTGCTCATCGCCGTTCTGGCGCCGAGCATCGGCGGCATCTTCATGCTGCGCAACGAAATCGTACACCTATTGATCGCCACGCCATTCCAGCAAGTGACACTGGCGGTGCTCCCGCTCTCCGTCCTGGCCGGCTCCATCCGCAATCTGCGCGCACACTTCGGCGACCAGGTTTTCCTGCTGCACAGCCGCACCCGCCTGATGATCATCGTGGCTATGATCGATGCCGCCGTGACCGTCTTTTCCAGTGTCGTCTGCATCAGGTACTGGGGCTCGTCGGCGCCGCCGGTGCGACGGTGGTGGCCGCGAGCGCCGCAGCCACCGTCAGCTTTTCGATCGGCTTCGTGAAATTCGGCCTGACGCTGCCAATCGGGCATCTGCTGCGGATCGCAACGGCCACTATCGCAATGGCCGCTGTGCTCGACCGGATGCCGGAAGCGCGTTCCTTCGGGATGCTGGCGCTGCATATTGCGGCCGGCGCTGCGATCTATATCGTCGTTCTGGCGCTGCTTTACGCGCGCACGCTGGCGCGGCTGCTGCGCTCACGCGCAGCAACGCCGCACACCTGACGCAAGGCCCGCCTCACGCCTTCTTCACGTTCTGGAACGCCCGCGCCATTGCGTACCAAAGCGGCTTTTTCTGCATCGCCGAATCGAAGGGCAATGGCCGCGGAAGCCGTTGCGCGAGCGGGTCCTTCTTCTTCGCGGCATCCGTGTAGAAGGAATAGTTATCGGCGAGTTCCCACGCGATCACGGCCTTAACCGCCGGAACGCGCAAGACATTGTTGAGGAATTTTTCGGCAGTCTCCGCGATCTTCGCGTCGCGCGTCGGGATATCGTCCGGGAACGTATCGTCACGAACGTCGAACTCGGTGATGTAGATCTCCACCTTGCGCTCGGCCAGCGCGTGAACGAAATCCGAAAAGCGCGATGGATCATGCGGATAACGCGGCTGCAGGTGTCCCTGCAAACCGACGGCATGCAACGGCACCCCGGCCTCCTTGAGCTCATCGACCAATCGCAGCAATCCCGCGCGGACGGCGAGCCCGACCTCATCGTCGCGTTCCGTCTGCGCTTCATTGAGAACAAATTTTGTCTTCTTGTCCGCCATCGCGGCCCGCTCGAACGCACGGCGAACATAACCGGTGCCGAAGGCGTCGTACCATGGACCGAGGCGATAGCCGCCCGGGGCCTTGTGGCCCGGCCAGAACGGCTCGTTGACAATGTCCCACGATTGCAGCTGCCCCGCGTAGCGGCCGACGACTTCTTCAATATAGCTATCGAAGAACACCTGTCTCTCCGATGTACTCATGTTCCTGATCCATTGCGGAACCCACTCGTTCCAGATCAGGCAATGACCGCGCATGGGAATTTTATTTTTCGCGCAAAATTTCAGCAGCCGATCCGCACTGTCGAATCTCTTCGGTCCGGGTTGCCCGGCGATCGTGCCGATTTTCAATGCAACGTCGGTTGTAACAATTCGTGCATGCGTCGTGTATAGTTCGCGATATGCGGCGTCCTTGTCGATCACAGGGCCCGCCGCAGCACCAAAAACCAAACCATTTGAAGCTGCTATCGCGCCGAGGCTTTGTGCTGGCGCGGCGACGGAGCGTGTTCCCGACGCCGCTGCAGCGCCTGCAAAAACTGCAATTGCCTGTCGTCGTGACATTTTTTTCATCGTGAGCTCCCGAGCTATTCGCATTGCGGCGCGGTTGTGATGCGCATCACCATCGTTGCGTCGCAATATATCGATTTGATGGCGTGATCATCGAAGCGAGTCTTCGATCATCGTTCGCCTTCGCTCGACAGCGGAGGTGTGTTGGCTTTCATTCGAGCAATCGATCACAGATCATCGGAGATCGACATCGTGGAACAGCAGACTCAGCAATCACGCGACCTCACCGTCGATGGCATCGCCATCAATGTTCATTCGCTTCCAGAAGGCGTGACGTCCATCGTGTCAGCAGCGCAACACGGCGACAATTTCAGCGTTTGCACGCTCAACCTGGATCACGTCGACAAGCTGCAGCATCATTCGGGATTCCGCTCTGCCTATCGGCGCGCGCGTTTTGTCACAGCCGACGGCTTCCCCATCGTTGTCTTGAGTCGCCTCGTTGGCGCGCGCACGGATCGGACCACTGGCGCCGATCTGGTGGAGCCGGTTTGCCGCGAAGCCGGACGAAAACGGCTTCCGGTGTTCCTGCTCGGCTCGAATGAGTCGACGCTCGCGACTGCGTCGCAACGCCTGCGCGAACGATACCCGGGGCTCGACGTCGTTGGATGCCTGTCGCCCGGTCACAACTTCGACCCTTATTCGGGCGAGGCTGACGTCGCCATCGACAGGATTCGCCGGTCCGGCGCCAGGATCTGTTTTGTTGCCCTGGGTGCTCCGCGACAGGAGCTGTTCGCGGCACGCTGTCTCGACGAGCTGACGGGCACCGGCATGCTGTGCATCGGCGCGGCGCTCGACTTCATCGCGGGCACGCAGACCCGCGCGC
It encodes the following:
- a CDS encoding acyltransferase family protein, yielding MQDNTNSTRNLDALRIIAACAVVILHYSDYVKDTQVGQFMVAHTWHFNLFVDLFFVVSGFVIASQYLGRVGDPMSIGRFLWRRLARIYPLHLATLAFYVALALALHFGIARTDNTARYPLSDLPAQLLLLHAIDGARLTFNFPSWSLSAEMFCYVLFPLIAITVTRNKALIIALVVLPALANSAYAAATGTGSWADWINKGGAFRALPAFNLGVACYLFRDQIARWPVIPGAVTALLAAFILAGSWLPEMADLIVIYAIATLAIQSDCTCRDTLLTTFGFDRWSSLTYSCYMLHIPVATIVLTFGARDLAPHLPGGRLTLIPVAIVVLAIASLASLRWFENPMRRYLNDAFDRRIGTRRPVAVAARPDTRR
- a CDS encoding GumC family protein; its protein translation is MTRILRRRWKTVALVPVVLVALALAYLTSVDTLYTATSTVLVDPRRANVVETNQAVLSNFGTDDATIESQTLLIQSVAILQRVVDKLKLATDPEFMPRAGLLDPIKNLFSTSSPATGSNPADTARSRSVEILQRRMKVTRQGTTFLVDINVSTEVPQKSAAIANAIAEGYFEEQVRAKYDATRIAANWLNGQIEALKSRVGTSEQAVEDYRTANNLAVSQGVTVNDQQITDLNNKLISARVQTAEARAKFDQVQQMAKSGGDPGGINAVISSEMISKLRTQYADIAKNSADLSSKYGPRHPLVANARAQLSDTQRLINEEIQRILQSTKHDYDIALSRENSLKESFDKLQGVSSQSGQAQVRLHELQREAEANRTLYESYLARYKEASAQESLEMPDSRVVTKASIPIRPSSPKTTLILGLALMMGLGAGTVLAFLIDYLDGRVKTLEQAEQISGLPALAALPLIGVRELAGRAKRGRSELDTHDPRIVRLLPPSLQPPLMRYAIEEPGTFFAEAIRAVRLAIQRALRVDPIKIVVVTSALESEGKTTLAANLALSLATLGIRTLLIDADLRNPGLTRALCPNADVGLLQVAMGEASLEQALLLDRSTGLSILPSPMVKDDDTITELMFSERITDLMDHLRQRYELIIIDSPAGTSRGRPCAGRTRRSHRARDGVGSNPARGRGAYDEPACAGS
- a CDS encoding endo-1,4-beta-xylanase; the protein is MKKMSRRQAIAVFAGAAAASGTRSVAAPAQSLGAIAASNGLVFGAAAGPVIDKDAAYRELYTTHARIVTTDVALKIGTIAGQPGPKRFDSADRLLKFCAKNKIPMRGHCLIWNEWVPQWIRNMSTSERQVFFDSYIEEVVGRYAGQLQSWDIVNEPFWPGHKAPGGYRLGPWYDAFGTGYVRRAFERAAMADKKTKFVLNEAQTERDDEVGLAVRAGLLRLVDELKEAGVPLHAVGLQGHLQPRYPHDPSRFSDFVHALAERKVEIYITEFDVRDDTFPDDIPTRDAKIAETAEKFLNNVLRVPAVKAVIAWELADNYSFYTDAAKKKDPLAQRLPRPLPFDSAMQKKPLWYAMARAFQNVKKA
- a CDS encoding lipopolysaccharide biosynthesis protein, translating into MLLRQTLLYLPAQIIGPLFQLVAMIVWTHVVDEHTLGVVTLVTATHELLQIGFLVWWSQYALRFFGRYQDAHRAERFYRTENAILLISAILQSVIMVGVLRLVIAPDATAWLLVATVAYVITRSLNLYIGERARVRQQIGVYSIQQIVGPVIGFLVGLAMIRLFGQSPEWPLAGYAIAQLIAAVVVLPVIGHGRRFWPIDREIIDHALRYGIPLVIGGGLGWVGLNASRFIINDLRGVAAAGLFAVGYGLGQRAAAVAAMLVTAAAFPLAVKSMEQGGSKAAMRQLADNSALLIAVLAPSIGGIFMLRNEIVHLLIATPFQQVTLAVLPLSVLAGSIRNLRAHFGDQVFLLHSRTRLMIIVAMIDAAVTVFSSVVCIRYWGSSAPPVRRWWPRAPQPPSAFRSAS
- a CDS encoding glycosyltransferase, whose translation is MAIYVDHTHLGRHVTGLERITLELFSRDALAPLAVAPVTSHGTAQMVATQTFGLPLRLTTSSSILLCPGFPPSPLLLPFASRVLPYIHDDFLLSRRADLNARARLYMAAPFKLALRHYPRFLTNSADTRRKLTAHCRQDVEITLYRPPVRNVFNLGSASRPGRDAEPRPLRLVSLGTVEPRKNFVAAAKVVSALRAQGFPGTTLDIVGRPGWGDDWRMLEASPGVTLHGYQTTERVREIVDAADLFICTSHDEGLGLPLLEAQYAGLPVIAPDAPVFREVLGASGIFIAPSDPAAAASQIAAAMSHASWRTQHAMLASENLQRWNALAASDRDAVIDMIARLAGRQISAAPSYRSETP
- a CDS encoding VpsF family polysaccharide biosynthesis protein (VpsF, distantly related to oligosaccharide ligases, is encoded next to the probable flippase VpsE.); translation: MVTALMLLAAVSMFAMSSAMLTNWKIHYLTNGGGFYEKLHPATYAVVLASLLLLVRNGDPVGEINRTLSQSRLVLVYLFSWLALLVQMFVLERPFTIIIDTFLLPVILCLVIWRISDRQKRLLVWAIHATILLNVALGYYEYFSGHRLIPLTLGSVVVLGEWRASAFLGHPLTASGVVAAYVLALVLRPALCRPIALRLPLITVSLGSLMAFGGRTALMTVLAVLGCLALIEIFKLLRGKRTSLLGAIAALCLLFVAVAGIFAALNLGIFDKMLLRFSSDKGSTLARYATFNLLSHFDWHELILGPSPVRVNALQSQLGLNYGIENFWVSSTVQFGIVHTALLTVGLVCFFVEILKRSGTAAWAIVLLILMIAASSVSFSSKNIQLAQFIALITLLLPNGARSGAAAADSRPRAGQRHIPA
- a CDS encoding acyltransferase family protein, whose amino-acid sequence is MTTTAQVSAMLAIDRAAKAAGRDSGIDTMRGIAILMVIGIHSLHQPLTPAWETWLDAALRPCVPIFLFVSGYLTAQSGRVPLARRFKAILVPYAIAFVAAYLYMALHNPAMDHRPVATVARFLLAYVFVYYYVFVYAGCTVLLWLVFRPRSEDEPRTDQQLAVILLLAIAIGLIAGSYLDPLLFHFGASPSLVEEFRMRDIPFWFCFAALGALVGLPGVRTNVQQIRRPLIAVAFVLYVIYAAIRQFQIGDAADYDSVAFFGYAALLCIVLLALNIRHRQLVTLGSGSYFIYLWHIFIVMLLRDHTGLRQLGPVADTAVTFTATAALSVIGLLAVRRFIPSRFAHWLGA
- a CDS encoding WecB/TagA/CpsF family glycosyltransferase, which encodes MEQQTQQSRDLTVDGIAINVHSLPEGVTSIVSAAQHGDNFSVCTLNLDHVDKLQHHSGFRSAYRRARFVTADGFPIVVLSRLVGARTDRTTGADLVEPVCREAGRKRLPVFLLGSNESTLATASQRLRERYPGLDVVGCLSPGHNFDPYSGEADVAIDRIRRSGARICFVALGAPRQELFAARCLDELTGTGMLCIGAALDFIAGTQTRAPGFSQKYGLEWAWRMLQNPRRLGPRYARCLGTVPQLVARSIPQIFNARMRNAA